The following coding sequences lie in one Aquabacterium olei genomic window:
- a CDS encoding DUF4149 domain-containing protein, producing MKLQRLQTALAGIWAGLLLGVGGVSAPSLFMVLDRTQAGLGAGRIFATEARLSLFIAVVLYALERRRVRDLAESGVAGSVMTGNLLLMLAALFLTIFGQFALHPMIEAAKAGEPTLLSFGALHGISAALFWIKALCVLALAWRLTRLASRQP from the coding sequence ATGAAGCTTCAGCGGCTGCAGACCGCACTGGCCGGCATCTGGGCGGGCCTGTTGCTCGGGGTGGGGGGCGTGTCTGCTCCCAGTCTCTTCATGGTGCTGGATCGCACGCAGGCCGGGCTGGGCGCAGGGCGCATTTTCGCGACCGAGGCACGCCTGAGCCTGTTCATCGCCGTGGTGCTTTACGCACTGGAGCGCCGGCGGGTGCGCGATCTGGCCGAAAGCGGCGTCGCGGGCTCCGTCATGACGGGCAACCTCCTGCTCATGTTGGCGGCGCTGTTCCTCACCATCTTCGGGCAGTTTGCGCTGCACCCCATGATCGAGGCCGCCAAGGCGGGCGAGCCGACGCTGCTGTCCTTTGGGGCCTTGCACGGTATTTCGGCCGCGCTGTTCTGGATCAAGGCGCTCTGCGTGCTCGCGCTCGCCTGGCGCTTGACCCGTCTCGCTTCCCGCCAGCCATGA
- the greA gene encoding transcription elongation factor GreA, translating into MSTIPITKRGAEKLKEELHRLKHVERPAVVVAIAEARAQGDLSENAEYDAAKDKQGFIEGRIKEIEGKLSAAQIIDPSSLDAGGRVVFGSTVDLEEEESGEQVTYQIVGDDEADLKLGLISISSPIARALIGKEAGDVAAVQAPGGVRNYEVIEVRYI; encoded by the coding sequence ATGTCGACCATTCCCATCACCAAGCGCGGCGCAGAAAAGCTGAAGGAAGAACTGCACCGCCTGAAGCACGTCGAGCGCCCGGCCGTGGTCGTGGCCATTGCCGAAGCCCGTGCACAGGGTGACCTGTCCGAGAACGCCGAGTACGACGCCGCCAAGGACAAGCAGGGCTTCATCGAAGGCCGCATCAAGGAAATCGAAGGCAAGCTGTCGGCCGCGCAGATCATCGACCCGTCCAGTCTGGACGCCGGTGGGCGCGTGGTGTTCGGCTCGACCGTCGACCTGGAAGAGGAAGAGTCGGGCGAGCAGGTGACCTACCAGATCGTTGGCGACGACGAGGCCGATCTCAAGCTGGGCCTGATCTCCATCAGCTCGCCGATTGCCCGCGCGCTGATCGGCAAGGAGGCTGGCGACGTGGCTGCGGTGCAGGCTCCCGGTGGCGTGCGCAACTACGAAGTCATCGAGGTTCGCTACATCTGA
- the carB gene encoding carbamoyl-phosphate synthase large subunit, whose protein sequence is MAKRTDIKSILIIGAGPIIIGQACEFDYSGAQACKALREEGYKVILVNSNPATIMTDPNTADVTYIEPITWQVVERIIAKERPDAILPTMGGQTALNCALDLHKHGVLDKYKVEMIGANEHAIEKAEDRQKFKEAMTKIGLDSAKSGIAHSMEEAWAVQKRITAEIGGAGFPMVIRPSFTLGGTGGGIAYNPEEFEEICKRGLDLSPTKELLIEESLIGWKEYEMEVVRDKADNCIIVCSIENLDPMGIHTGDSITVAPAQTLTDREYQLLRNASIAILREIGVETGGSNVQFSINPENGRMIVIEMNPRVSRSSALASKATGFPIAKIAAKLSVGYTLDELKNDITGGATPASFEPSIDYVVTKIPRFAFEKFPAADSRLTTQMKSVGEVMAMGRTFQESFQKALRGLETGIDGLTEISNDREEILQEIGEPGPERIRFLGDAFRVGMTLDEVFEETKVDPWFLAQIEDIVKTEGQVKGRTLESLSADELRYLKKKGFSDRRLAKLLGTDQHAVRKARHALNVRPVYKRVDTCAGEFATQTAYMYSTYDEECEADPTDKKKIMVLGGGPNRIGQGIEFDYCCVHAALAMREDGYETIMVNCNPETVSTDYDTSDRLYFEPVTLEDVLEIVAKEKPVGVIVQYGGQTPLKLALDLEANGVPIIGTTPDSIDIAEDRERFQALLHKLGLKQPPNRTARTEDAAIALANEIGYPLVVRPSYVLGGRAMEIVHGDKDLERYMREAVRVSEKSPVLLDRFLNDAVEVDVDCISDGTDTMIGGIMEHIEQAGVHSGDSACSLPPYTLSAEIQDELRRQTALMAKALNVVGLMNVQFAIQGDVTKGLDAATVYVLEVNPRASRTVPYVSKATGQPLAKIAARCMAGQKLVNQTSPDGKPPREVVPAYYSVKEAVFPFNKFPGVDPVLGPEMRSTGEVMGVGETFGEAMLKSQLGAGSRLPTKGTVCISVKDGDKDRAVAVARDLVALGFGVVATKGTAAAIAAAGVPVKPVNKVKDGRPHIADAIKAGEIQLVFTTVDETRTAIADSRSIRTAALANRITYYTTMAGCEAAVEALKHQDDLKVYSVQELHAKLH, encoded by the coding sequence ATGGCAAAGCGCACCGACATCAAGAGCATCCTCATCATCGGCGCCGGCCCGATCATCATCGGCCAGGCCTGTGAATTCGACTACTCCGGCGCCCAGGCCTGCAAGGCCCTGCGCGAAGAGGGCTACAAGGTCATCCTGGTCAACAGCAACCCGGCGACCATCATGACGGACCCCAACACGGCGGACGTCACCTACATCGAGCCGATCACCTGGCAGGTGGTCGAGCGCATCATCGCCAAGGAACGCCCTGACGCGATCCTGCCGACCATGGGCGGCCAGACCGCGCTGAACTGCGCGCTCGACCTGCACAAGCACGGCGTGCTCGACAAGTACAAGGTCGAGATGATCGGTGCCAACGAGCACGCGATCGAAAAGGCCGAAGACCGCCAGAAGTTCAAGGAAGCCATGACCAAGATCGGTCTGGATTCCGCGAAATCGGGCATCGCGCACTCGATGGAAGAGGCGTGGGCCGTGCAGAAGCGCATCACCGCCGAAATCGGTGGCGCGGGCTTCCCGATGGTGATCCGTCCTAGCTTCACGCTGGGCGGCACGGGCGGTGGCATTGCCTACAACCCCGAAGAGTTCGAAGAGATCTGCAAGCGCGGTCTGGACCTGTCGCCGACCAAGGAATTGCTGATCGAAGAATCGCTCATCGGCTGGAAGGAATACGAGATGGAAGTGGTCCGCGACAAGGCGGACAACTGCATCATCGTGTGCTCGATCGAGAACCTCGACCCGATGGGCATCCACACCGGTGACTCCATCACCGTGGCCCCGGCTCAAACGCTCACCGATCGCGAATACCAGCTGCTGCGCAACGCCTCCATCGCCATCCTGCGCGAGATCGGCGTCGAGACCGGCGGCTCCAACGTCCAGTTCTCGATCAACCCCGAGAACGGTCGCATGATCGTGATCGAGATGAACCCGCGCGTGTCGCGCTCGTCGGCGCTGGCCTCCAAGGCCACGGGCTTCCCGATCGCCAAGATCGCCGCCAAGCTGTCGGTGGGCTACACGCTGGACGAGCTGAAGAACGACATCACCGGCGGTGCCACCCCGGCTTCGTTCGAGCCCTCGATCGACTACGTGGTCACCAAGATCCCGCGTTTCGCCTTCGAGAAGTTCCCCGCAGCCGACAGCCGTCTGACCACGCAGATGAAGTCGGTGGGCGAGGTGATGGCCATGGGCCGCACCTTCCAGGAGTCGTTCCAGAAGGCCCTGCGTGGCCTGGAGACCGGCATCGACGGCCTGACCGAGATCAGCAACGACCGCGAAGAGATCCTGCAGGAAATCGGCGAGCCTGGCCCCGAGCGCATCCGTTTCCTGGGTGATGCCTTCCGCGTCGGCATGACGCTGGACGAGGTCTTCGAAGAGACCAAGGTCGATCCCTGGTTCCTGGCTCAGATCGAAGACATCGTCAAGACCGAAGGCCAAGTCAAGGGCCGCACGCTCGAAAGCCTGTCGGCCGACGAACTGCGCTACCTGAAGAAGAAGGGCTTCTCGGACCGCCGCCTGGCCAAGCTGCTCGGCACCGATCAGCACGCCGTGCGCAAGGCCCGCCATGCGCTGAACGTGCGCCCGGTCTACAAGCGCGTTGACACCTGCGCCGGCGAATTCGCCACGCAGACGGCCTACATGTACTCCACGTATGACGAGGAGTGCGAAGCCGATCCGACGGACAAGAAGAAGATCATGGTGCTGGGCGGTGGCCCGAACCGCATCGGCCAGGGCATCGAGTTCGACTACTGCTGCGTCCATGCCGCCCTCGCCATGCGCGAAGACGGCTACGAGACCATCATGGTCAACTGCAACCCCGAGACCGTCTCGACCGACTACGACACCTCCGACCGCCTGTACTTCGAGCCCGTGACGCTGGAAGACGTGCTGGAAATCGTCGCCAAGGAAAAGCCGGTCGGCGTGATCGTGCAGTACGGCGGCCAGACTCCGCTGAAGCTTGCGCTCGATCTGGAAGCCAACGGCGTGCCCATCATCGGCACCACGCCTGACTCGATCGATATCGCCGAAGACCGCGAGCGCTTCCAGGCCTTGCTGCACAAGCTCGGCCTGAAGCAGCCGCCCAATCGCACGGCCCGCACCGAGGACGCCGCCATCGCCCTGGCCAACGAGATCGGCTACCCGCTGGTGGTGCGCCCCTCGTATGTTCTGGGCGGCCGCGCCATGGAAATCGTCCATGGCGACAAGGACCTCGAGCGCTACATGCGCGAAGCCGTGCGCGTCTCCGAGAAGTCGCCCGTGCTGCTCGACCGCTTCCTGAACGACGCGGTCGAGGTCGACGTCGACTGCATCAGCGATGGCACCGACACGATGATCGGCGGCATCATGGAGCACATCGAACAGGCTGGCGTGCACTCCGGTGACTCGGCCTGCTCGCTGCCGCCGTACACGCTGTCGGCCGAGATCCAGGACGAACTGCGCCGCCAGACCGCGCTGATGGCCAAGGCCCTGAACGTGGTCGGCCTGATGAACGTGCAGTTCGCCATCCAGGGCGACGTGACCAAGGGCCTCGACGCCGCGACGGTCTATGTGCTGGAAGTGAACCCGCGTGCCTCGCGCACCGTGCCGTACGTGTCCAAGGCCACCGGCCAGCCGCTGGCCAAGATCGCCGCCCGCTGCATGGCCGGCCAGAAACTGGTCAACCAGACGTCGCCGGACGGCAAGCCGCCGCGCGAGGTGGTGCCGGCCTACTACAGCGTCAAGGAAGCTGTCTTCCCGTTCAACAAGTTCCCGGGTGTGGACCCTGTCCTCGGCCCTGAAATGCGTTCGACCGGCGAAGTGATGGGCGTGGGCGAGACCTTCGGCGAAGCGATGCTGAAGTCGCAGCTGGGCGCGGGTTCGCGTCTGCCGACCAAGGGCACCGTGTGCATCTCGGTCAAGGACGGGGACAAGGACCGTGCCGTGGCCGTCGCCCGTGACCTGGTTGCGCTGGGCTTCGGCGTCGTGGCCACCAAGGGCACGGCTGCCGCCATCGCCGCGGCCGGCGTCCCGGTGAAACCGGTCAACAAGGTCAAGGATGGCCGCCCGCACATCGCGGACGCCATCAAGGCGGGCGAGATCCAGCTGGTGTTCACCACCGTGGATGAAACGCGCACGGCGATTGCCGATTCGCGCAGCATCCGCACCGCAGCGCTGGCCAACCGCATCACGTACTACACGACCATGGCCGGTTGTGAAGCGGCTGTCGAAGCCCTGAAACACCAGGACGACCTGAAGGTCTACTCGGTGCAGGAACTGCACGCCAAACTGCACTAA
- the carA gene encoding glutamine-hydrolyzing carbamoyl-phosphate synthase small subunit, giving the protein MLPVLPQALLALADGTVFRGTSIGAAGRTVGEVVFNTSLTGYQEILTDPSYARQIVTLTYPHIGNYGVNGEDVEAAKVHAAGLIIKDLPIRTSNFRQTQTLSQYLQAQGTVGIADIDTRKLTRLLRQKGAQNGVIVGLNPGEAVTDALIAEAVAAAQAAPSMAGQDLAQVVSRTDVCEWTETEWKLANPELGGKPGFGQLGDPKFHVVAYDYGVKRNILRMLAERGCKVTVVPAKTPAADVLKYNPDGIFLSNGPGDPEPCDYAIAAAKELIETGIPTFGICLGHQIMALASGAKTFKMKFGHHGGNHPVKDLDNGRVSITSQNHGFAVDEKTLPANLRPTHISLFDGTLQGLARTDKPAFCFQGHPEASPGPHDIAYLFDRFVSLMTTAQAEKK; this is encoded by the coding sequence GTGCTGCCCGTCCTGCCTCAAGCTCTTCTGGCCCTCGCAGACGGCACGGTCTTTCGCGGTACATCGATCGGCGCTGCCGGTCGCACCGTCGGCGAAGTGGTCTTCAACACCTCGCTGACCGGCTACCAGGAAATTCTCACCGACCCGAGCTATGCCCGGCAGATCGTCACCTTGACGTATCCGCACATCGGCAACTACGGCGTCAACGGTGAGGACGTCGAAGCCGCGAAAGTCCATGCCGCAGGTCTGATCATCAAGGACCTGCCCATCCGTACCTCGAACTTCCGTCAGACGCAGACGCTGTCGCAATACCTCCAGGCCCAGGGCACGGTGGGCATTGCCGACATCGACACCCGCAAGCTGACCCGCCTGCTGCGCCAGAAGGGCGCCCAGAATGGCGTGATCGTGGGCCTGAACCCCGGTGAAGCCGTGACCGACGCGCTGATCGCCGAGGCCGTGGCCGCAGCGCAGGCTGCTCCCAGCATGGCCGGCCAGGACCTGGCGCAGGTTGTCAGCCGCACCGATGTGTGCGAGTGGACGGAAACCGAGTGGAAGCTCGCCAACCCGGAGCTGGGTGGCAAGCCCGGTTTCGGCCAGCTGGGCGACCCGAAGTTCCACGTGGTGGCCTACGACTACGGTGTCAAGCGCAACATCCTGCGCATGCTGGCCGAACGCGGCTGCAAGGTCACGGTGGTGCCCGCCAAGACGCCCGCTGCCGACGTGCTGAAGTACAACCCCGACGGCATCTTCCTGTCCAACGGCCCTGGTGATCCGGAGCCTTGCGACTACGCCATTGCTGCCGCCAAGGAGCTGATCGAGACCGGCATCCCCACCTTCGGGATCTGCCTGGGCCATCAGATCATGGCGCTGGCTTCGGGCGCCAAGACCTTCAAGATGAAGTTCGGTCACCATGGCGGCAATCACCCCGTGAAGGACCTGGACAACGGCCGCGTCAGCATCACCAGCCAGAACCACGGCTTCGCGGTGGACGAGAAGACGCTGCCGGCCAACCTGCGCCCCACGCACATCTCACTGTTCGACGGCACGCTGCAAGGCCTGGCCCGAACCGACAAGCCCGCTTTCTGCTTCCAGGGGCACCCGGAAGCCTCGCCGGGCCCGCATGACATCGCCTACCTGTTCGACCGCTTCGTGTCGCTCATGACCACTGCACAGGCGGAGAAGAAATAA
- the bfr gene encoding bacterioferritin: MQGDPKVIDFLNAQLKNELTATNQYFLHYRMLKHWGLDKLAKKEYEESIGEMKHADKLMARIFMLDGLPNLQDLGKLLIGEDVPEILQGDLQLETAAQGTIKDGIAYCESVRDYVSRDLLQHILDDTEEHIDFLETQLDLIGKVGLQNYLQSQMSEPS, translated from the coding sequence ATGCAAGGCGACCCCAAAGTCATCGATTTCCTCAACGCCCAGCTGAAGAACGAGCTCACCGCCACCAACCAGTACTTCCTGCACTACCGCATGTTGAAGCACTGGGGCCTCGACAAGCTGGCCAAGAAGGAATACGAAGAGTCGATCGGCGAGATGAAGCACGCCGACAAGCTGATGGCCCGCATCTTCATGCTGGACGGCCTGCCCAACCTTCAGGATCTGGGCAAGCTGCTGATCGGGGAGGACGTGCCCGAGATCCTGCAGGGCGACCTGCAGCTGGAAACCGCTGCCCAAGGCACCATCAAGGACGGCATTGCCTACTGCGAGTCTGTGCGTGACTACGTGTCGCGTGACCTGCTGCAGCACATCCTGGACGACACCGAAGAACACATCGACTTCCTCGAAACACAGCTCGACCTGATCGGCAAGGTGGGCCTGCAGAACTACCTGCAGTCACAGATGAGCGAGCCGAGCTGA
- a CDS encoding (2Fe-2S)-binding protein yields the protein MIVCVCRRVSDREIQRQAAAGCSSFDELQMETGLATCCGRCESCARDVFSRAQTHGTVALIQGAPHVTLPSRTAA from the coding sequence ATGATTGTTTGCGTGTGCCGCCGAGTGTCAGACCGTGAAATCCAGCGTCAGGCGGCCGCCGGATGCTCGAGCTTCGACGAGCTGCAGATGGAGACGGGCCTGGCCACGTGCTGTGGCCGCTGTGAAAGCTGCGCGCGCGATGTCTTCAGCCGGGCGCAGACACACGGCACCGTGGCGCTGATTCAGGGTGCCCCGCACGTGACGCTGCCGAGCAGAACAGCCGCCTGA
- a CDS encoding D-2-hydroxyacid dehydrogenase family protein: MNITILDDYQDAVRKLKCASRLDGLSAKVYTNSVKGIGQLSVRLRDVEALVLIRERTHFPRALLEKLPKLRLICQTGPVGGHIDVEACTRLGIAVAEGVGDPTAPAELTWALVMSAMRRLPQYIGNLKHGAWQQSGLKSASMPTNFGLGMVLAGKTLGIWGYGRIGKRVAQYGRAFGMHVTIWGSEASRAQAQADGFIPAPTREAFFEASDVLSLHLRLTPQTRGLITQDDLHRMKPTALLVNTSRAELLQDNALVTALNRGRPGMAAVDVFESEPILQGHPLLRLENAVCTPHIGYVELDNYERYFSAAFDNLLNFIAGTPTHIVNPEALRVHH, from the coding sequence ATGAACATCACCATTCTGGACGACTACCAGGACGCCGTCCGCAAGCTGAAATGCGCGTCCCGACTCGACGGGCTGTCCGCCAAGGTCTACACCAACTCCGTCAAAGGCATCGGCCAGCTGTCGGTTCGGCTGCGTGACGTCGAGGCCCTGGTTCTGATCCGCGAGCGCACCCATTTTCCCCGCGCGCTGCTCGAGAAGCTCCCCAAGCTCCGGCTGATCTGCCAGACCGGCCCGGTCGGCGGGCACATCGACGTCGAAGCCTGCACCCGACTCGGCATTGCCGTGGCCGAAGGCGTGGGCGATCCGACCGCACCGGCTGAACTGACATGGGCGCTGGTGATGTCGGCCATGCGGCGCCTGCCCCAGTACATCGGCAACCTCAAGCACGGAGCGTGGCAGCAATCGGGGTTGAAGTCGGCGTCCATGCCCACGAACTTCGGCCTCGGCATGGTGCTGGCTGGCAAGACCTTGGGAATCTGGGGCTACGGCCGCATCGGCAAACGGGTCGCGCAGTACGGCAGGGCCTTCGGCATGCATGTGACCATCTGGGGCAGCGAGGCCTCGCGTGCGCAAGCCCAGGCCGATGGCTTCATCCCTGCTCCCACGCGGGAGGCGTTCTTCGAGGCGAGCGACGTGCTGAGCCTCCACCTGCGGCTGACCCCGCAGACGCGCGGCCTGATCACCCAGGACGACCTGCACAGAATGAAACCGACGGCCCTGCTGGTGAATACCTCGCGCGCCGAACTCCTGCAGGACAACGCGCTGGTGACGGCGTTGAACCGGGGGCGTCCTGGCATGGCCGCGGTGGACGTCTTCGAGAGCGAGCCCATCTTGCAGGGGCACCCCTTGCTGCGCCTCGAGAATGCGGTGTGCACGCCGCACATCGGCTACGTCGAGCTCGACAACTACGAGCGCTATTTCAGCGCGGCGTTCGACAACCTGCTGAACTTCATCGCTGGGACGCCGACGCACATCGTCAACCCGGAGGCCCTGCGGGTTCACCACTGA
- a CDS encoding MFS transporter, which translates to MAAARWALLAGNFVIGCGVMVVGGTLNDLTHSLNISVAQGGTLIAIASVMMGFGAPLLAAAVAHIDRRKLLALTMLWYALGHAACALAPDYGWLWPIRALTVLSAAVFTPQAAATMGFMSTPAHRGRAITFVFMGWSIASVAGMPMAAWVGERLGWRVAMGLVALGGLLVAWLVWRHVPKGIRPPALSWRSWRKVLSSPLLMAVVAVTACQSAGQFSVLAYMAPYYKHGFGASPEQISAMFAWFGALALAGNLWLNRVIDRTGAARAVTTTLAMMAISLLIWPVATTLPALAVVMLPWALSGFATNSGQQARLGGLSPRLAPALMALNTSAIYLGQAAGATGGGWVITQQGYAALHWLGLAWVSVGLVLSIWAHRAQRSEEARHAQAGLTAEA; encoded by the coding sequence ATGGCTGCAGCCCGCTGGGCGCTGCTGGCCGGAAATTTTGTCATCGGCTGCGGCGTGATGGTGGTCGGCGGCACGCTGAACGACCTGACGCACAGCCTGAACATCTCGGTGGCGCAAGGTGGCACGCTCATCGCCATCGCGTCGGTGATGATGGGCTTCGGCGCGCCCTTGCTGGCGGCGGCCGTGGCCCACATCGACCGTCGCAAGCTGCTGGCCCTGACCATGCTCTGGTACGCGCTGGGGCATGCAGCCTGCGCGCTGGCGCCCGACTACGGCTGGCTGTGGCCGATCCGGGCGCTGACCGTGCTGTCTGCCGCGGTGTTCACGCCGCAGGCGGCCGCCACCATGGGCTTCATGAGCACGCCGGCGCACCGGGGTCGGGCCATCACCTTCGTGTTCATGGGGTGGTCCATCGCCTCAGTGGCGGGCATGCCGATGGCCGCCTGGGTGGGCGAGCGCCTGGGATGGCGCGTGGCCATGGGCCTGGTCGCCCTGGGCGGCTTGCTGGTGGCGTGGCTGGTGTGGCGGCATGTGCCCAAAGGCATCCGGCCGCCGGCACTGTCATGGCGTTCGTGGCGCAAGGTGTTGAGCTCGCCGCTGTTGATGGCCGTGGTGGCCGTGACGGCGTGCCAGAGTGCCGGGCAGTTCTCCGTGCTCGCGTACATGGCCCCGTATTACAAGCACGGCTTCGGCGCCAGCCCCGAACAGATCAGCGCCATGTTTGCCTGGTTCGGCGCACTGGCGCTGGCAGGCAACCTGTGGCTGAACCGGGTGATCGACCGGACCGGGGCTGCGCGCGCCGTCACCACCACACTGGCCATGATGGCCATCAGCCTGCTGATCTGGCCTGTGGCCACCACGCTGCCGGCGCTGGCCGTCGTCATGTTGCCGTGGGCCCTGAGCGGTTTTGCCACCAACTCCGGCCAGCAGGCGCGACTGGGCGGGCTGTCACCCCGTCTCGCCCCCGCGCTGATGGCCCTGAACACATCGGCCATCTACCTGGGGCAGGCGGCGGGCGCCACCGGCGGCGGCTGGGTGATCACGCAGCAGGGCTACGCCGCCTTGCACTGGCTGGGGCTGGCGTGGGTCAGCGTGGGTCTGGTGCTCAGCATCTGGGCGCACCGAGCACAGCGCTCGGAAGAGGCGCGGCATGCGCAGGCCGGGCTCACCGCCGAGGCCTGA
- the rlmB gene encoding 23S rRNA (guanosine(2251)-2'-O)-methyltransferase RlmB: MSLKLLFGFHAVSVRLKVAPKSIRELHVDATRRDQRMKQFLAKAEEAGLRVIDSDDDRLQQMAGTHRHQGVVARVEALSPARSLDDLLDSLTEPPLLLVLDGVTDPHNLGACLRVADGAGAHAVIAPKDHAVGINATVAKVASGAAETVPYFMVTNLARTLTELKERDIWIIGTSDDAESSLYQADFKGPVAVVLGAEGSGMRQLTRKHCDQLVSIPMMGGVESLNVSVASGVCLYEARRQRG; this comes from the coding sequence ATGAGTCTGAAACTGCTATTTGGCTTCCATGCCGTGTCCGTGCGCCTCAAGGTGGCGCCCAAGTCCATCCGTGAACTGCATGTGGATGCCACCCGGCGTGACCAGCGCATGAAGCAGTTTCTGGCCAAGGCCGAGGAAGCCGGTCTGCGTGTGATCGACAGCGACGACGACAGGCTGCAGCAGATGGCGGGTACCCACCGCCACCAGGGCGTGGTGGCACGGGTCGAGGCCCTGAGCCCGGCCCGTTCGCTCGACGACCTGCTCGACAGCCTGACCGAGCCGCCGCTGCTGCTCGTGCTCGACGGCGTGACCGATCCGCACAACCTGGGCGCCTGTCTTCGCGTGGCCGATGGTGCCGGCGCGCATGCCGTGATCGCCCCGAAGGACCACGCCGTGGGCATCAATGCCACGGTGGCCAAGGTGGCCAGTGGCGCGGCCGAAACGGTGCCGTACTTCATGGTCACCAACCTGGCCCGCACGCTCACCGAGTTGAAGGAACGTGACATCTGGATCATCGGCACTTCGGACGATGCAGAGAGCAGCCTCTACCAGGCCGATTTCAAGGGGCCGGTGGCCGTGGTGCTGGGCGCAGAAGGCAGCGGCATGCGGCAGCTCACGCGCAAGCATTGCGACCAGCTGGTCAGCATCCCGATGATGGGCGGTGTCGAGAGCCTGAACGTTTCGGTGGCCAGTGGCGTCTGCCTGTATGAGGCCCGTCGTCAGCGCGGCTGA
- a CDS encoding ABC transporter ATP-binding protein, whose product MGQPAIVVRGLGKTVADASGPLTILHSIELTVPRGETLAIVGASGSGKSTLLSLLAGLDTPTEGSVTLCGVDLFALNEDQRAAHRARHVGFVFQNFQLIAHLSALENVMLPLELRGDREARAKAIAMLERVGLGQRLSHRPTVLSGGEQQRVALARAFVMRPDILMADEPTGSLDHATGQAIMDLMFELNREVGTTLILVTHDREIAARCQHTVHIGAGRITG is encoded by the coding sequence GTGGGCCAGCCGGCCATCGTGGTCCGCGGGCTTGGCAAGACCGTGGCCGACGCGAGCGGCCCGTTGACCATTCTGCACAGCATCGAGCTCACGGTACCGCGTGGGGAGACCCTGGCCATCGTCGGGGCATCCGGCTCAGGCAAGAGCACCTTGCTGTCGTTGCTCGCCGGGCTTGACACGCCGACCGAAGGCAGCGTCACCCTCTGTGGCGTCGACCTGTTTGCCCTGAATGAAGATCAGCGCGCTGCGCACCGCGCGCGGCACGTCGGTTTCGTCTTCCAGAACTTCCAGCTCATTGCGCACCTCTCGGCGCTCGAGAACGTGATGCTGCCATTGGAGCTGCGCGGCGACCGAGAGGCGCGCGCCAAGGCCATCGCGATGCTCGAGCGCGTGGGGCTGGGCCAGCGCCTTTCGCATCGACCCACGGTGCTCTCGGGCGGAGAGCAGCAGCGCGTGGCGCTGGCCCGCGCCTTCGTGATGCGGCCCGACATCCTGATGGCCGACGAGCCGACCGGCAGCCTCGACCATGCCACCGGTCAGGCCATCATGGACCTCATGTTCGAACTCAACCGTGAGGTGGGCACCACGCTCATCCTGGTCACGCACGACCGTGAGATCGCAGCGCGTTGTCAGCACACGGTGCACATCGGGGCAGGGCGCATCACCGGTTAG
- a CDS encoding arylesterase, protein MSIDCTRRALALGALGAWLGPVRAANNRPPRTLLVVGDSLSAEYGLPRGTGWVALLGRRLKEQDLPVNIVNASISGETTSGGLARLPALMAEHKPDVVVLELGANDALRGLPLDGTRNNLSQMVGLSQKAGARVLLVGMMVPPNYGKRYADDFAALFERVSTERKVPLVPFMLKGVADRPDARDWFQADGTHPLPKAHPVILDVIWPRLQPLLRG, encoded by the coding sequence ATGTCGATCGACTGTACGCGACGTGCCCTGGCCTTGGGGGCCCTGGGTGCTTGGCTGGGCCCAGTGCGGGCTGCAAACAACAGACCCCCTCGCACGCTGCTGGTGGTGGGCGACAGCCTGTCAGCGGAATACGGCCTACCGCGCGGCACGGGCTGGGTGGCCTTGCTGGGGCGGCGCCTGAAAGAGCAGGACCTGCCAGTGAACATCGTGAACGCCAGCATCAGCGGCGAGACGACGTCGGGCGGGCTCGCGCGCCTTCCTGCCCTGATGGCCGAGCACAAGCCCGATGTGGTGGTGCTGGAGCTGGGCGCCAACGACGCGCTGCGCGGGCTGCCCCTGGATGGCACGCGCAACAACCTCAGCCAGATGGTGGGCCTGAGCCAGAAGGCGGGCGCCCGGGTGTTGCTGGTGGGGATGATGGTGCCACCGAATTACGGCAAGCGCTATGCGGACGACTTCGCCGCCTTGTTCGAGCGTGTGAGCACCGAGCGCAAGGTGCCGCTGGTCCCCTTCATGCTCAAGGGCGTGGCCGACCGGCCGGATGCGCGAGACTGGTTCCAGGCCGATGGCACGCACCCCTTGCCAAAGGCGCACCCGGTGATCCTTGACGTGATCTGGCCGAGGCTGCAGCCGCTGCTGCGCGGCTGA